The Tindallia magadiensis genome includes a window with the following:
- a CDS encoding uracil-DNA glycosylase, translating to MAILKNDWSPILEREFEKDYYVQLRNFLKNEYQHHSVYPAATNIFNALHYTNYQQTKIVILGQDPYHGKGQAHGLSFSVQKGIPAPPSLVNIFKELKDDLECPIPNHGCLTSWAKQGVLLLNTVLTVRQGQPASHRGKGWESFTDQVIRALDNSENPIVFMLWGKQASEKASMISNPNHLILYAPHPSPLSAYRGFLGCRHFSKANAYLVSQGIEPIDWSLETFE from the coding sequence TTGGCTATTCTGAAGAATGACTGGAGTCCAATATTAGAAAGAGAGTTTGAGAAAGATTACTATGTCCAGCTTAGAAATTTCTTAAAAAATGAGTACCAACATCATTCTGTTTATCCTGCTGCTACAAATATTTTTAATGCATTACACTATACCAATTATCAACAAACTAAAATTGTCATCCTGGGACAAGATCCTTACCATGGGAAAGGACAAGCTCATGGATTATCTTTTTCGGTTCAAAAGGGTATTCCGGCGCCACCTTCTCTTGTCAATATATTTAAGGAGTTAAAGGATGACTTAGAATGTCCTATCCCAAATCATGGATGTTTGACTTCTTGGGCAAAACAGGGCGTTCTCCTTCTCAACACTGTACTAACAGTTCGCCAGGGTCAGCCAGCTTCTCATCGTGGAAAAGGATGGGAGTCGTTTACAGACCAAGTTATCAGAGCCCTTGACAACTCTGAAAATCCGATTGTTTTTATGCTTTGGGGAAAACAGGCATCTGAAAAAGCTAGCATGATTTCTAATCCTAATCACTTAATTTTATATGCGCCTCATCCCAGTCCACTTTCTGCCTATCGTGGATTCTTAGGCTGTCGCCACTTTTCCAAAGCAAATGCCTATTTAGTTAGTCAAGGAATTGAACCTATTGACTGGAGTTTAGAGACCTTTGAATAA
- a CDS encoding NAD(P)H-dependent flavin oxidoreductase → MSIPSLQIGDKTVKIPILQGGMGIGVSLSRLAAAVANAGGIGVMAGVQIGYEEADFYTNNDEANVRGLRKHIRKAKELSPDGFLGVNIMVAVQNYREMVQAAVEEKIDLIISGAGLPSELPALVKGSGTKIAPIVSSGKAAALIAKMWDRKYQVLPDLVIVEGPDAGGHLGFSEEQLQGSHSFRLDEMVKDVMNALKQYEEKYRKKIPVIAAGGVFDGNDIADYLKMGAAGVQMATRFVATQECDADEKFKQAYINSQKEEIGLVKSPVGMPGRAILNEFVNRLQQGAIPVTKCTNCLKPCNPATTPYCITEALIRSVTGSVSEGLIFAGKNAYRINKIVSVQELMNELVKETEAALST, encoded by the coding sequence ATGAGTATACCTTCCTTACAAATAGGAGATAAAACAGTAAAAATCCCTATCTTACAAGGTGGCATGGGGATAGGCGTATCCCTGTCGAGGCTGGCGGCGGCCGTAGCCAATGCCGGTGGAATAGGGGTGATGGCGGGCGTTCAAATTGGATACGAAGAAGCCGATTTTTATACCAATAACGATGAGGCAAATGTGCGAGGACTTAGAAAACATATTCGAAAAGCAAAAGAACTTAGCCCAGATGGTTTTTTAGGAGTTAATATTATGGTAGCGGTTCAAAATTATAGAGAAATGGTTCAGGCAGCCGTTGAAGAAAAAATAGATTTAATTATTTCTGGTGCTGGATTGCCTTCTGAACTTCCAGCATTGGTTAAAGGATCAGGTACAAAAATAGCACCTATCGTATCCTCTGGGAAAGCAGCGGCATTGATTGCTAAAATGTGGGATCGAAAATATCAGGTACTTCCGGATCTAGTGATTGTTGAAGGACCTGATGCCGGTGGACATCTGGGTTTTTCAGAAGAACAGTTGCAAGGAAGTCATTCTTTTAGACTGGATGAAATGGTTAAGGATGTTATGAATGCATTAAAGCAATACGAAGAAAAATATCGAAAGAAAATCCCTGTGATTGCTGCTGGTGGTGTATTCGATGGAAATGATATAGCAGACTACTTGAAAATGGGGGCAGCTGGTGTTCAGATGGCTACAAGGTTTGTAGCCACTCAGGAATGTGATGCTGATGAAAAGTTTAAGCAAGCCTATATCAATTCTCAGAAAGAAGAAATTGGATTGGTTAAAAGTCCTGTAGGCATGCCAGGAAGAGCCATTCTTAATGAATTTGTGAATAGGCTTCAACAGGGAGCTATTCCGGTTACTAAATGCACCAACTGTCTCAAACCGTGCAATCCAGCTACGACACCTTATTGTATAACGGAGGCTTTGATCCGCTCGGTAACAGGATCTGTCAGTGAAGGTTTAATATTTGCAGGAAAAAATGCCTATCGTATCAATAAAATTGTAAGTGTGCAGGAATTAATGAATGAACTGGTGAAAGAAACAGAGGCTGCTTTATCAACCTAA
- a CDS encoding DUF1850 domain-containing protein translates to MINYIRKYKILFFLIGIMVVFVGCLYSSVKTVTVLQILDPAKDDQLLYQERIEPGNSFSIHWKHSVTKQPIIETYYIQQELTIGIREMLFNEHGPNLPAGPEGGTKWEIKDGMFRVYNYNVSFKRLPVRIGREVADHTFYYDHHEVPLRELASPGGFVEIEATNISLLKYYMRREVR, encoded by the coding sequence ATGATCAATTATATCAGAAAATACAAAATACTATTTTTTTTAATAGGGATAATGGTCGTATTTGTTGGCTGTCTATACTCATCAGTAAAGACAGTAACGGTTCTTCAAATACTTGATCCAGCAAAGGATGATCAGCTGTTGTATCAGGAGAGAATAGAACCAGGAAACTCCTTTTCCATTCACTGGAAACATTCTGTTACCAAACAACCCATTATAGAAACTTACTATATTCAGCAGGAATTAACCATAGGCATTCGGGAAATGCTTTTTAATGAACATGGTCCAAACCTGCCGGCAGGGCCAGAAGGCGGGACAAAATGGGAAATAAAAGACGGGATGTTTCGCGTTTATAATTACAATGTATCTTTTAAAAGATTACCGGTGCGAATCGGTAGAGAAGTAGCTGACCATACTTTTTATTACGACCACCATGAAGTACCCCTCAGAGAACTTGCTTCACCAGGTGGGTTTGTTGAGATAGAAGCAACTAATATTTCATTATTGAAGTACTATATGAGGAGGGAAGTCAGATGA
- a CDS encoding D-serine ammonia-lyase, which produces MTQREFVNEWKRKHPEIKRILNKEPFFWVNPKCKSASHALGKLPLTTEDIIDASNRLERFAPYLAQVFDEVKASNGIIESSLQEIPKMKSAMEKMLKNPLAGDLYLKMDHELPISGSIKARGGIYEVLKHAESLAMKEGLLFHNSDYRVLDSKPLRNFFSQYSISVGSTGNLGLSIGIMGAKLGFRVTVHMSRDARKWKKEKLRQHGVKVREYDSDFGKAVEEGRRQAQQDQRNYFIDDENSKDLFLGYAVAALRLKKQLEDRKIVVDESNPLFVYLPCGVGGGPGGIAFGLKQVYGDKVHCYFAEPTQAPAVMLGMLTGLKEKVSAIDFGIDSQTEADGLAVSRPSGLVCQMMEELLDGVFTVDDSLLFKMLTMLSKAEGIQLEPSALAGMPGPFRYAKDAVVHRAVRLGGQDPFMKQATHLVWATGGSMVPEDEMKQYISKGDKILSIEKQQV; this is translated from the coding sequence TTGACTCAGCGTGAGTTTGTGAATGAATGGAAGCGAAAACATCCAGAGATTAAAAGAATCTTAAATAAAGAGCCTTTCTTTTGGGTAAACCCTAAATGTAAAAGCGCTAGTCATGCATTGGGTAAACTTCCACTGACTACAGAAGATATCATAGACGCATCCAATCGATTGGAACGTTTTGCGCCCTATTTGGCACAAGTGTTTGATGAAGTAAAAGCATCTAATGGCATTATCGAATCATCCTTGCAGGAAATTCCCAAAATGAAGAGTGCTATGGAAAAAATGTTAAAAAATCCTCTTGCTGGAGATTTATACTTAAAGATGGATCACGAACTGCCTATTTCTGGATCTATCAAGGCAAGAGGTGGAATCTATGAAGTGCTGAAACATGCTGAAAGTCTTGCGATGAAGGAAGGTCTTTTGTTCCATAATTCTGATTACAGGGTACTTGATTCAAAACCGTTAAGAAATTTTTTCTCACAGTATTCGATTTCTGTTGGTTCTACAGGTAATCTAGGTTTAAGCATTGGAATCATGGGAGCTAAACTGGGCTTTAGAGTGACGGTACATATGTCGCGAGATGCAAGAAAATGGAAAAAAGAAAAACTGAGACAGCATGGAGTAAAAGTGAGAGAATACGATTCAGACTTTGGTAAAGCCGTAGAGGAAGGAAGACGCCAAGCTCAGCAAGATCAACGAAATTATTTTATTGATGATGAAAACTCAAAGGATCTTTTTCTGGGCTATGCTGTGGCCGCCTTACGCTTGAAAAAGCAGCTAGAAGATAGAAAAATAGTCGTTGACGAGAGCAATCCATTATTTGTTTATTTACCATGTGGCGTTGGGGGTGGTCCAGGAGGTATCGCTTTTGGTTTAAAACAAGTTTATGGCGATAAGGTTCATTGTTATTTTGCAGAACCAACACAAGCACCGGCGGTAATGCTAGGAATGTTAACGGGCCTTAAGGAAAAGGTTTCAGCGATAGACTTTGGCATTGATAGCCAGACGGAAGCCGATGGCTTGGCTGTATCCAGACCCTCCGGCCTGGTGTGTCAGATGATGGAAGAGTTACTGGATGGGGTGTTTACGGTAGATGACTCTCTTTTGTTCAAGATGCTTACCATGCTTTCTAAGGCGGAGGGAATTCAATTGGAGCCATCAGCATTGGCTGGGATGCCGGGACCTTTTCGATATGCAAAAGATGCGGTTGTGCATCGAGCTGTCCGACTAGGAGGGCAGGATCCTTTTATGAAACAGGCAACTCATCTTGTTTGGGCAACTGGAGGCTCTATGGTTCCGGAAGATGAGATGAAGCAGTATATAAGCAAAGGGGATAAAATTTTGTCTATAGAAAAACAGCAGGTATGA
- a CDS encoding TAXI family TRAP transporter solute-binding subunit: MKKTRFGLLLVALLVVSLAFTACGGGGDEAPADENGEVTEAPSGDVQELLFATGGTAGTYYPLGGAMSSVWNEHIDAVNVTIQPSGASVENLRLLNTRDADIVMAMNNIAEDAWHGEGSFEGTEVQGFRAVGVVYPEIIQGVGLVESGVLTIEDQAGKTVAGGPPGSGTAATTPHIFAAYGLTEDDMTVVNDTFGDAVDKMKDGHVDAAWNVLGAPASAIVDLLTVREVAFLEITGDELETLQEEFPLIAPHVIPAGTYNYRGEDYDEIHTIALQAVLYVRDDLDDDIVYDLARVMYEHNSQIAQSHATGEQIVIENALNGITTEFHPGAIRYYEEQGMM; the protein is encoded by the coding sequence ATGAAAAAGACACGTTTTGGATTGTTGTTAGTTGCATTATTGGTTGTGAGTTTGGCGTTTACGGCTTGCGGCGGTGGCGGCGATGAAGCACCAGCAGATGAAAATGGTGAAGTAACAGAAGCACCGTCAGGTGATGTGCAAGAGCTTCTTTTTGCAACCGGTGGTACAGCAGGAACTTACTACCCATTAGGTGGTGCAATGTCTTCTGTATGGAATGAGCATATTGATGCTGTAAACGTAACCATTCAACCATCCGGAGCATCTGTCGAAAACCTTCGATTACTAAACACTCGAGATGCAGACATTGTGATGGCAATGAACAACATTGCTGAGGATGCATGGCATGGAGAAGGCTCCTTTGAAGGCACAGAAGTACAAGGGTTTAGAGCCGTAGGGGTTGTTTATCCAGAGATTATTCAAGGTGTTGGTCTGGTAGAAAGTGGTGTTCTTACCATTGAAGATCAGGCAGGCAAAACGGTTGCAGGTGGGCCTCCAGGAAGTGGTACAGCAGCAACAACTCCACATATCTTTGCAGCTTATGGATTAACAGAAGATGACATGACAGTTGTTAATGACACCTTTGGTGATGCTGTTGACAAGATGAAAGACGGTCATGTTGACGCAGCTTGGAATGTTCTGGGAGCGCCAGCTTCTGCAATTGTTGACTTGCTGACAGTTCGAGAAGTAGCTTTCCTTGAAATTACAGGCGACGAGTTGGAGACACTTCAGGAAGAGTTTCCGCTAATTGCACCTCATGTGATCCCTGCAGGAACTTACAACTATCGTGGCGAAGATTATGATGAAATCCACACCATAGCACTTCAAGCAGTACTATATGTACGAGATGATTTAGATGACGACATCGTCTATGATCTTGCAAGAGTAATGTATGAGCATAACTCTCAGATCGCACAATCTCATGCAACTGGCGAGCAAATTGTTATCGAAAATGCATTAAATGGAATTACAACTGAATTCCATCCAGGAGCTATTCGTTACTACGAAGAGCAAGGTATGATGTAA
- a CDS encoding branched-chain amino acid aminotransferase produces the protein MSNASIDWSQLGFSYMKTPYRYVSMWKDGKWDEGKLTEDNRLAISEASAALHYGQQCFEGLKAYRTKSGQIQLFRPDQNAKRMQKSCQRVLMPEVSEEQFIDACKEVVKANSDYVPPYGTGATLYLRPFVIGVGDNLGVKPAPEYIFCVFCLPVGPYFKGGLAPVNFTVSDYDRAAPFGTGAAKVGGNYAASMQPHAEAVKKGFADCIYLDPKTHSKIEEVGAANFFGITKDNVFVTPDSPSILPSITKYSLLYLAEHYLKLKAEERDVYVDRLDEFAEAGACGTAAVITPIGGIDYKDKLHVFYSETEVGPITKKLYETLCGIQFGDIEGPEGWIYPVK, from the coding sequence ATGAGCAACGCATCAATTGATTGGAGTCAGCTGGGATTTAGCTACATGAAAACGCCTTATCGCTATGTTTCTATGTGGAAAGATGGAAAGTGGGACGAAGGTAAGCTAACGGAAGATAACAGACTTGCCATAAGCGAAGCCTCTGCTGCTCTGCATTATGGTCAGCAATGCTTTGAAGGCTTAAAAGCTTATCGGACAAAAAGTGGTCAAATACAATTGTTTCGACCGGATCAAAATGCAAAACGTATGCAGAAAAGTTGTCAAAGAGTCTTAATGCCTGAAGTATCGGAAGAACAGTTTATCGATGCTTGCAAAGAAGTAGTGAAAGCGAATTCAGATTATGTTCCTCCTTACGGAACTGGAGCAACCCTTTACTTAAGACCTTTTGTTATTGGTGTTGGTGACAATCTAGGCGTAAAACCTGCACCAGAATATATTTTCTGTGTTTTTTGCTTGCCTGTAGGTCCCTATTTCAAGGGTGGTCTGGCGCCAGTTAACTTTACTGTTTCTGATTATGATCGTGCCGCTCCCTTTGGAACCGGCGCTGCAAAAGTGGGTGGAAATTATGCTGCAAGCATGCAGCCCCATGCAGAAGCTGTCAAAAAAGGATTTGCTGATTGTATCTATTTAGATCCAAAAACACATAGTAAGATTGAAGAAGTCGGCGCCGCTAACTTTTTTGGTATTACCAAAGATAATGTGTTTGTTACACCAGACTCTCCTTCTATTTTGCCAAGCATTACAAAGTATTCCTTACTCTATTTAGCTGAACATTATTTGAAATTAAAAGCTGAAGAACGTGATGTTTATGTAGACAGGCTAGATGAGTTTGCCGAAGCTGGTGCTTGTGGAACAGCCGCTGTGATCACACCGATTGGTGGTATTGATTACAAAGACAAACTCCATGTCTTTTATAGTGAAACAGAGGTTGGTCCCATTACCAAAAAATTATACGAAACCCTTTGCGGCATTCAATTTGGTGATATCGAAGGGCCTGAAGGATGGATTTATCCAGTAAAGTAA
- a CDS encoding TRAP transporter permease, which translates to MSNDQSNKDEKVIKEEKEQDTINTQESQKQDFVESEESILDKQVIDEEQMAEVAAKYDREFTARKLKGILGKAISLVAIVWAFVQLYTALFGVFPTTIQRGQHVGFALFLVYVLYPFKRSMRNDKVPFYDWILAFAGAYVALYHLLNYRDIIHRAGAYTQMDVIVSVVAVLLVLEATRRIAGPVLVCVASFFLIYAFIGHTFPGFMSHRGYAIPRIATYMWMSTEAILGIPIGVSSTFIFLFLIFATFLKKTGIGDWLTALAMGVAGGLTGGPAKAAVIASATQGTISGSSVANTVGTGSVTIPLMKSIGYRPEFAAATEAAASTGGQLMPPVMGAAAFIMTEFTNLPYITIALSAAIPAALYFTGVFMMVHLEAKKTGLRGLTRAELPNPFKLLKEKWFLSLPIFVIMYLLVGGYTPMRAALFAIVSAILVSYIRKDTRLKPIEIIEGLDEGARSALPVVMACATAGIIVGIVTLTGLGVKFSTGILILSGGNVYLAMLFTMFASIILGMGMPTTANYIVQATIAAPVLVELGIPVIAAHLFVFYFGIIADITPPVALAAFAGSGIAGSNPFKTGVQASKLAFAAYLVPYIFATHPMLVLVDWTPAALIMSLATALIGMYAIASGVSGFMNTKINGVMRLILSAGGLMLIVPGNTTNIGGIAIIGLAFLFLKYKEKKEAEKSEATSA; encoded by the coding sequence ATGAGCAATGATCAGTCAAACAAAGATGAAAAAGTAATCAAAGAAGAAAAAGAGCAGGATACAATCAATACTCAAGAATCTCAGAAACAAGACTTTGTGGAGAGTGAAGAATCCATCCTTGATAAGCAAGTGATTGATGAAGAGCAGATGGCGGAAGTTGCTGCCAAATATGACAGAGAATTTACAGCTAGAAAGTTAAAAGGGATTCTAGGGAAAGCGATTAGTTTAGTCGCTATTGTGTGGGCTTTTGTTCAGCTTTATACGGCATTATTTGGGGTTTTTCCAACAACGATCCAAAGAGGACAACATGTTGGTTTTGCATTATTCCTTGTTTATGTGCTGTATCCATTTAAGCGTTCAATGCGTAACGATAAGGTGCCTTTTTATGATTGGATATTAGCGTTTGCAGGAGCTTATGTTGCATTATACCATTTACTTAATTATCGTGATATTATTCATCGTGCCGGTGCCTATACACAAATGGATGTGATTGTATCGGTTGTTGCTGTCTTATTGGTGTTAGAAGCTACAAGAAGAATTGCCGGACCGGTACTGGTATGCGTTGCATCTTTCTTTTTGATTTATGCCTTTATAGGACATACCTTTCCAGGATTTATGTCTCATAGAGGGTATGCAATCCCAAGAATTGCAACGTATATGTGGATGTCTACAGAGGCAATCTTAGGTATTCCTATCGGTGTATCATCTACATTTATCTTCTTGTTTCTAATTTTCGCAACATTCCTTAAAAAGACAGGGATTGGTGACTGGCTGACAGCTCTTGCGATGGGTGTTGCTGGTGGACTTACTGGTGGACCTGCCAAAGCAGCTGTTATTGCATCAGCTACACAAGGTACTATTTCTGGAAGTTCCGTAGCTAATACGGTAGGGACTGGGTCAGTAACGATACCGTTGATGAAGAGCATTGGATATCGACCTGAATTTGCGGCGGCTACAGAAGCGGCGGCTTCTACAGGTGGACAGTTAATGCCTCCAGTTATGGGTGCGGCTGCCTTTATCATGACAGAGTTTACAAATTTACCGTATATTACGATTGCTCTTTCAGCAGCGATTCCAGCAGCTCTATACTTTACTGGTGTATTTATGATGGTTCATTTGGAAGCTAAGAAAACTGGGTTAAGAGGATTAACCCGTGCTGAACTGCCAAACCCATTTAAGCTATTGAAAGAAAAGTGGTTCTTGTCACTACCTATCTTCGTTATTATGTACTTACTGGTTGGTGGATATACACCAATGCGTGCCGCCTTATTTGCTATTGTGTCGGCAATTTTAGTGTCCTATATCCGGAAGGATACTCGATTGAAACCTATCGAAATTATAGAAGGTCTTGATGAAGGAGCCCGGTCAGCGCTTCCTGTAGTAATGGCCTGCGCAACGGCTGGAATTATTGTAGGGATTGTAACCCTTACAGGACTGGGAGTTAAGTTTTCAACGGGTATTCTGATTCTTTCAGGTGGAAACGTTTACCTGGCAATGCTCTTTACAATGTTTGCTTCGATTATTCTAGGGATGGGAATGCCAACGACAGCCAATTATATTGTTCAGGCTACAATTGCAGCTCCTGTTTTGGTAGAATTGGGAATCCCGGTTATAGCCGCACATTTGTTCGTGTTCTACTTTGGTATTATTGCTGACATCACGCCTCCGGTAGCTTTAGCCGCCTTTGCAGGATCAGGAATTGCAGGTTCTAATCCGTTCAAAACAGGAGTTCAAGCTTCCAAACTGGCCTTTGCAGCTTATTTAGTACCGTATATCTTTGCGACTCACCCGATGCTAGTGCTAGTGGACTGGACACCAGCAGCCCTAATCATGTCTTTGGCTACAGCACTCATAGGAATGTACGCAATTGCCTCTGGAGTAAGTGGTTTCATGAATACAAAAATAAACGGCGTGATGCGCCTTATCTTATCCGCAGGCGGTTTGATGTTAATTGTTCCGGGAAATACAACCAATATTGGTGGTATCGCTATTATAGGACTGGCTTTTCTCTTTCTTAAGTATAAGGAAAAGAAAGAGGCTGAAAAATCAGAAGCTACCAGTGCTTAA